A stretch of DNA from Bacillota bacterium:
TCTGTCCTGAGAGGCTCGCTCGAAGCGCGGCGCATTGAACACTGGGTGATACGGTTGCGGCAGGCCGTTAAACGCCAGCATCCCAATAAAGGCTCCAAACGCCGCAAACAGCACGGTCGTTTCGAAGGTCACCGGGATAAAGGCGGGCCAGCTCAGGAAGGGTCTTCCCCCCACGTTCAGCGGATAGTCTACTACCGAAATATAGTATTGTAGCGCAAAACCCGCTATCGCGCCGATGAGGCCTGCGAAGAAGGTCGTCCAGGGCACTTTGTGGTCCTCAAAGCCGATGGCTTCGGATAGACCGTGTACCGGGAAGGGCGAGTAGGCGTCCATGCGGGTGTAGCCCGCTTCTCTTGCCCGCTTCGCCGCACGTAGCAGTTCTTCGGGTGTCTCATATTCCGCGATAATGCCGTGCAGGGGAACGCTCATGACCTCACCTCCGTGGTGGCAACGGGTGTCGCCGGAGCACCTGCGGGTGCTTGCCGATGCCTGTCGGTCTGATGCAACAGGTCGCGCATCTCAAAGATAGAAATCATCGGCACGAAACGCACGAACAGGAACATCATGAAGGTAAAGAAGCCGATGGTTCCTGCGAACAGCGCCACATCCCAGATGGTGGGATAGTACATGCCCCACGAGGATGGCAGGAAGTCGCGGTGCAGGCTGGTGACCACGATGACGAACCGCTCCAGCCACATGCCCACGTTGACTATCAGCGAGATGACGAACAGCAAGGCTACGTTCTGTCGCACCTTCGGTGACCATAGCGCCTGCGGTATCAGACCGTTGCACACCAGCAGCGCCCAGAAGTACGGAGCATAGGGACCGAAGAAACGGTTCGCGACGAGGAACGTCTCTGCGCTGTGACCACTGTACAGCGCGGTGAATATCTCCATGATGTAGCCGTAGAAAACAATCAGTCCCGTAGCGAGCATAATCTTCGCCATCCAGTCCAGGTGCTTCATGGTCAGAACGTCCTGCATCTTGTACCAGGCGCGGATGGGTATGACCAGCGTCAGCACCATTGCGAAGCCCGAGTAGATGGCTCCCGCCACGAAGTATGGTGGGAAAATGGTGGTGTGCCAGCCGGGTAGCAGCGACACCGCGAAGTCAAGGCTCACGATGCTGTGCACCGATACCACCAGAGGCGTGGAAAGCCCCGCCAGCAGCAGATACGCCGATTCATACCGATGCCAGTGCTTGGCGGAGTTGCGCCAACCCATCGCCAGCACGCCGTAAATAATCTGGGCGATTCGCTTCTTGGCGCGGTCGCGCAGGGTGGCGAAGTCAGGGATGAGCCCCGTGAACCAGAACAGCAACGAGACCGTGAAGTAGGTGGTCACCGCGAAGACGTCCCAGATGAGCGGGCTGCGGAACTGCGGCCATGCTCCCGTCCAGTTGGGGATGGGCAGCAGCCAGTAAGCCACCCACGGACGTCCGACGTGCAACAGCGGGAACATGCCGGCGCACATGACCGCGAAGATGGTCATCGCTTCCGCAAAGCGGTTGATGGACGTTCGCCACTGCTGGCGCAGGAGCAAGAGAATGGCTGAAATCAGCGTGCCCGCGTGACCGATACCAATCCACCAGACAAAGTTGATGATAGCAAAACCCCACCCGACGGGCTGGTTGATACCCCAGATGCCCACACCGCGCAGCAGCAGCCACGCGATGGAGGTGATGAGCATGAACACGCCTGCCGCCGCGATGGCAGTGACGACGTACCACGCGAGGGGATGCCGATAACCCATCGCCACAGAGGCAATCTTGTGGGTGATGCTCTCGTAAGTATGCTTCCCCTCAATCAGCGCACCGGTCTCTCGCTGTGCCACCTCTTGCATCCTTTAATCTCCTTCCAGCTCTGGATTGGGATTGCGTACGGTCGCCAAATAGGTGGTGCGCGGCCGTACGTTCAGCTCTTCGAGCAGTCCGTAGTGGTGTGGTTGCGCCTTTGCCTGAGCCACCAGACTGCGTTCATCACTCATATCGCCAAAGATGATGGCATGCGTCGGGCAGGCTGCCTGGCAGGCGGTAACCACCTCGCCGTCCTGCACTTCACGCCCGAGCTTCTTCGCTTCGATTCGCGCCGCGTTGATGCGTTGCACGCAATAGGTGCATTTCTCCATCACGCCTCGCCCGCGAACGGTCACGTCGGGATTGTTCAGCAGTTGCAGCACCGGCTCTTTCGGGTCGTTGTACTTCAGGAAGTTGAATCGTCGCACCTTATAAGGACAGTTATTGGAACAGTAGCGCGTGCCGACGCACCGATTGTACACCATCTGGTTCAAACCTTCATGGCTATGCACTGTCGCTCCTACCGGACAGACGGGCTCGCAGGGTGCTTTCTCGCAGTGCATACAGGGCACGGGCTGGTGGTAGGTGCGCGGGTTATCCAGTCCACCCTCGTAATATCGGTCGACGCGCAACCAGTGCATTTCCCGTCCGATAGCCACCTGCTGTTTGCCCACGATGGGGATGTTGTTCTCCGCCTGACAGGCGACCACGCAGGCGTTGCAGCCGATGCACAGGCTGGTGTCGATGACCATTGCCCATTTGTGCCCATCCCACTGGTGCTCGGGGTAGAGAGAGGGCAGCTCGCCTGCGCCGTGCTTGGGAACGAAGTGGTCGGGGTCGCGCAGGAACTGCTGGAGTGTGCCCGCGTGGATCAGGTCGCGCCCCTCCATGCTGTGGTGCTGCTGGGTACTGGCGAGCGAGTAGCGTTCGCCCGTCTTTGCCAGCGTCACCCCTCCGACCGTCCACAGGGAATCCGAGTATCGCAGGGCATAAGCGTTGTATCCTAAGTCTGTGCCCACCTTGCCCGCTCGCTGTCGCCCGTAGCCCAGAAACACCGTGATGCAATCGTCGGGTTGGCCGGGCATAATCCAGATGGGCGCACGCACCTTCGCGCCGCGATAACGTATCTCTACCATGTCCACCATGTTGGCGAGTCCGCCAGTGTCCATGCTGAGACCCAGTCGCTGTGCGGTGGCCGGGCTGATGTATACCGCGTTATCCCACGTGAGCAAGCTCAGCGGTTTCGGCAGCTCCTGCAGCCAGCCGTTATTGGCGAAACGACCGTCCCAGATGTTTGGGTCGGGCAGGATGGTCATCTCCAACCCTTCTGGCACTGGGGATATCTTCTGCACCGCCTCCAGCACCGACGTCAGGCGTGGTTTTACCATCTTGACGGGCAGGGTAGAGCCAGCCACCACGCCGTCATGCAGCCATTTCCGCCATGACTTATCAAAGGTGGTATGGCCCGAACGCCCCTGCCAGTAAGAGCGCACAATGTCGTAGCCAGAGCGCTGTCGCCCCAGCATCGCATCGACGATTTCGTAGCTCGAGCGGGACGGGTAGAGCGGTTCAATCAGCGGCTGGATGATGGACACGGTTCCATCGTACGCCCGGGCATCGCCCCACGTCTCCAGATAATGCGATTCGGGCAGGTGCCATTCGCAAAGGGCGGAAGTCTCGTCCTCGTACATGCTGAGGTGAACCGTGAACGCGCCTCGCTGCGTGGTCTCTTTCAGCAGGCGTGCGAACTCGAGGTCGGCAGGTGCGTTGTAGGCGGGATTGCCACCGAGAATCACCAGCGCTTCCACCGTTCCCGATGCCATCTCCTGCGCCAATCGGCGGATTTCTTCGGTTTGCGACACCGGTTTGACCTCAACAGGCGCGGTGTATACGACCGTCTGCCCAATGTTACCCAGCGCATCGTTCATGGCGTGGACCAGAGCGTGTACTGCGGGAGGTTGGCTCTCCCCAACCAGCACCAGACATCGCCCCCGATGAGCCTGCAGGTCTCGCGCCACCACATCCACCCACCGCTGCACCTCGGCAGGCAGTGAAGGGGCAGAGACAGGCAACCCCACCGCCTTTGCCAGAGCCTGTGCGAACGCCGATACCTGCGACGGACGCAGAGGCAACCGATGGTCGGCAACGGAACCCGTCACGGTTGGGGTGCTTTCCACCACGTAGAGGCGGTTCATACTGCGGGTATCGCGACTTACCCTGCGGCGTGTGGAGTAATCATGCGCATAGCGCACGCTGGCGCCATCGCCGTGCAGGAAGTTCGCATCCAGCGACAGTATCACATCGGCGCGGTCTATGCGGTAGATTGCCTGCATCGGTTCACCGAAGGCAATGCGCGTCCCCTCCAGCGAGTGGTCGCGATTGACGGGTTCGTACTGATACCACCTCGCTTGTGGGTACTTGCGCAGCAGTTCCTCCAGCAGAGCCGCCAGGGTTGGCGAGGTCACCGTTTCCGTGAGGATACGCAAGCCTGCGCCACGCGCCGCCGCCTGCTTCGCCATCGCTGCCGCAAGTGCCGTGTTAAAGTCCTG
This window harbors:
- a CDS encoding DUF3341 domain-containing protein, with amino-acid sequence MSVPLHGIIAEYETPEELLRAAKRAREAGYTRMDAYSPFPVHGLSEAIGFEDHKVPWTTFFAGLIGAIAGFALQYYISVVDYPLNVGGRPFLSWPAFIPVTFETTVLFAAFGAFIGMLAFNGLPQPYHPVFNAPRFERASQDRFFLCIEASDPLFDRANTRHFLEATGARMVSEVEE
- the nrfD gene encoding polysulfide reductase NrfD codes for the protein MQEVAQRETGALIEGKHTYESITHKIASVAMGYRHPLAWYVVTAIAAAGVFMLITSIAWLLLRGVGIWGINQPVGWGFAIINFVWWIGIGHAGTLISAILLLLRQQWRTSINRFAEAMTIFAVMCAGMFPLLHVGRPWVAYWLLPIPNWTGAWPQFRSPLIWDVFAVTTYFTVSLLFWFTGLIPDFATLRDRAKKRIAQIIYGVLAMGWRNSAKHWHRYESAYLLLAGLSTPLVVSVHSIVSLDFAVSLLPGWHTTIFPPYFVAGAIYSGFAMVLTLVIPIRAWYKMQDVLTMKHLDWMAKIMLATGLIVFYGYIMEIFTALYSGHSAETFLVANRFFGPYAPYFWALLVCNGLIPQALWSPKVRQNVALLFVISLIVNVGMWLERFVIVVTSLHRDFLPSSWGMYYPTIWDVALFAGTIGFFTFMMFLFVRFVPMISIFEMRDLLHQTDRHRQAPAGAPATPVATTEVRS
- a CDS encoding TAT-variant-translocated molybdopterin oxidoreductase, which gives rise to MKRKHQSLNLDEIRERLAGARGRNYWRSLEEVADSEEFRQILEKEFPLQSSPLGAFLHRRQFLKLMGASLALAGLTSCRPLPQRKIVPQVQQPEEVILGKPLYYASAFTLGGFARGILVESHEGRPTKIEGNARHPASPGRQGVRPLNQPARIHPDGTPEHLGATDAFTQASILTLYDPDRSQSPVQQNRVASWQDFNTALAAAMAKQAAARGAGLRILTETVTSPTLAALLEELLRKYPQARWYQYEPVNRDHSLEGTRIAFGEPMQAIYRIDRADVILSLDANFLHGDGASVRYAHDYSTRRRVSRDTRSMNRLYVVESTPTVTGSVADHRLPLRPSQVSAFAQALAKAVGLPVSAPSLPAEVQRWVDVVARDLQAHRGRCLVLVGESQPPAVHALVHAMNDALGNIGQTVVYTAPVEVKPVSQTEEIRRLAQEMASGTVEALVILGGNPAYNAPADLEFARLLKETTQRGAFTVHLSMYEDETSALCEWHLPESHYLETWGDARAYDGTVSIIQPLIEPLYPSRSSYEIVDAMLGRQRSGYDIVRSYWQGRSGHTTFDKSWRKWLHDGVVAGSTLPVKMVKPRLTSVLEAVQKISPVPEGLEMTILPDPNIWDGRFANNGWLQELPKPLSLLTWDNAVYISPATAQRLGLSMDTGGLANMVDMVEIRYRGAKVRAPIWIMPGQPDDCITVFLGYGRQRAGKVGTDLGYNAYALRYSDSLWTVGGVTLAKTGERYSLASTQQHHSMEGRDLIHAGTLQQFLRDPDHFVPKHGAGELPSLYPEHQWDGHKWAMVIDTSLCIGCNACVVACQAENNIPIVGKQQVAIGREMHWLRVDRYYEGGLDNPRTYHQPVPCMHCEKAPCEPVCPVGATVHSHEGLNQMVYNRCVGTRYCSNNCPYKVRRFNFLKYNDPKEPVLQLLNNPDVTVRGRGVMEKCTYCVQRINAARIEAKKLGREVQDGEVVTACQAACPTHAIIFGDMSDERSLVAQAKAQPHHYGLLEELNVRPRTTYLATVRNPNPELEGD